A genomic region of Ovis aries strain OAR_USU_Benz2616 breed Rambouillet chromosome 20, ARS-UI_Ramb_v3.0, whole genome shotgun sequence contains the following coding sequences:
- the LOC106991797 gene encoding small ribosomal subunit protein eS6-like — translation MTRGQQNILVSADEICEFSPLRRPVRTRASQVEERRAQADMVCPLIKERNQFQMAPPSKYEISGKSATGCQKLIEVDDERKPRTFYEKHMATEAAADTLGEEWKGYVVRISGGNDKQGFPMKQGVLTHGRVLLLLSKGHSCYRPRRTGERKCKSVRGCIVDANLSVLNLVIVKKGEKDIPGLTVPRRLGPKRASRIRKLFNLSKEDDVHQYVVRKPLNKDGKKPRTKAPKIQRLVTPRVLQHKRRRIALKKQRTKKNKEEAAEYAELLAKRMKEAEEKRQEQIAKRRRLSSLRASTSKSESSQK, via the exons GTTTCAGCTGATGAGATCTGCGAATTCTCTCCCTTACGGCGGCCGGTCCGCACCAGAGCATCTCAGGTCGAGGAGCGCAGAGC GCAGGCTGACATGGTTTGCCCTCTCATTAAGGAGAGAAACCAGTTCCAGATGGCACCCCCCTCAAAGTATGAGATCTCTG GGAAGTCGGCCACTGGCTGCCAGAAGCTCATTGAAGTGGACGATGAACGAAAACCTCGTACCTTCTACGAGAAGCATATGGCCACAGAAGCTGCTGCTGACACCTTGGGTGAAGAATGGAAGGGTTATGTGGTCCGAATCAGTGGCGGGAACGACAAGCAGGGTTTCCCCATGAAGCAGGGTGTCTTGACCCATGGCCGAGTTCTCCTGCTTCTGAGTAAGGGGCATTCCTGTTACAGACCAAGGAGGACTGGAGAGAGAAAGTGCAAATCTGTGCGGGGTTGCATTGTGGATGCCAATCTGAGTGTTCTCAATTTGGTCATCGTGAAAAAAGGGGAGAAGGATATTCCCGGACTCACAGTGCCTCGTCGCCTGGGTCCCAAAAGAGCTAGCAGAATCCGCAAACTTTTCAATCTCTCTAAAGAAGATGATGTCCACCAATATGTTGTGCGAAAGCCCCTAAACAAAGATGGTAAGAAACCTAGGACTAAAGCACCCAAGATTCAGCGTCTCGTGACTCCCCGAGTTCTGCAACACAAACGCCGGCGTATTGCTCTGAAGAAACAGCgtactaagaaaaataaagaagaggctGCAGAATATGCTGAACTTTTGGCCAAGAGAATGAAGGAGGCCGAAGAAAAACGGCAGGAGCAGATCGCCAAGAGACGGAGGCTGTCCTCCCTGAGAGCTTCTACTTCCAAGTCTGAGTCCAGTCAAAAATGA